The Streptococcus toyakuensis genome has a window encoding:
- a CDS encoding pyridoxal phosphate-dependent aminotransferase: protein MKLSKRVLEMEESVTLASDARAKKLKAQGKDVLFLTLGQPDFHTPENIQDAAVKAIREGQASFYTVASGLPELKAAVNTYFERYYGYSVASNEVTFATGAKFSLYTFFMAVINPLDEVIIPTPYWVSYGDQVKMAEGVPVFVPAKEDNHFKVTVEQLEAARTDKTKVLVLNSPSNPTGMIYTREELLAIGNWAVEKDILILADDIYGRLVYNGNEFVPISSISEAIRKQTIVINGVSKAYAMTGWRVGYAVGDPEIIAAMSKLTGQTTSNLTAVSQYATIEALTGPQDSVEVMRQAFEERLNTIYPLLCEVPGFEVVKPQGAFYLFPNVKKAMEMKGYSDVTAFTTAILEEVGLALITGAGFGAPENVRLSYATDLDTLKAAVKRLKAFMGSEND, encoded by the coding sequence ATGAAACTATCCAAGCGTGTTTTAGAAATGGAAGAAAGTGTTACTTTAGCTAGTGATGCGAGAGCAAAAAAATTAAAAGCTCAAGGTAAGGATGTCCTTTTCTTGACCTTGGGACAACCAGATTTTCACACTCCTGAAAATATTCAGGATGCAGCAGTTAAAGCTATTCGAGAAGGACAGGCTTCCTTCTATACAGTAGCTTCAGGTCTACCAGAATTAAAAGCTGCGGTGAATACCTACTTCGAGCGCTACTATGGCTATTCTGTCGCAAGTAACGAGGTTACCTTTGCTACAGGTGCCAAGTTCTCCCTCTATACTTTCTTTATGGCTGTAATCAATCCTTTAGATGAGGTTATTATTCCAACTCCATACTGGGTTAGTTATGGAGACCAGGTCAAGATGGCAGAAGGTGTGCCAGTCTTTGTTCCTGCTAAGGAAGACAATCACTTTAAGGTGACCGTAGAGCAGTTAGAAGCAGCTCGTACAGATAAAACTAAGGTTTTGGTGTTGAATTCGCCATCCAATCCGACAGGAATGATTTACACCCGTGAGGAACTCTTGGCTATCGGAAATTGGGCTGTAGAAAAGGATATTCTCATCCTAGCAGATGATATCTATGGTCGTTTGGTCTATAACGGGAATGAGTTCGTACCAATCTCTAGTATATCAGAAGCCATTCGCAAGCAAACCATTGTCATTAACGGTGTATCAAAAGCTTATGCCATGACAGGTTGGCGGGTAGGTTATGCAGTGGGTGATCCAGAAATCATTGCTGCTATGAGCAAATTGACAGGTCAAACAACTTCTAACCTAACTGCTGTTTCACAATATGCAACTATCGAAGCCTTAACTGGACCGCAAGATTCTGTGGAAGTTATGCGTCAAGCATTTGAAGAACGTCTCAATACCATCTATCCACTCTTGTGTGAAGTCCCTGGTTTTGAAGTCGTTAAGCCACAAGGAGCTTTCTATCTCTTTCCAAATGTCAAAAAAGCTATGGAGATGAAAGGTTATAGCGATGTAACAGCATTTACAACGGCTATTCTTGAAGAAGTTGGTCTGGCCTTGATTACAGGAGCAGGATTTGGAGCACCAGAAAATGTTCGTCTCAGCTATGCGACAGACTTAGACACGCTTAAAGCAGCAGTTAAACGCTTGAAAGCATTTATGGGTAGTGAGAATGATTGA
- the asnS gene encoding asparagine--tRNA ligase — MTKRVTIIDVKDYVGQEVTIGAWVANKSGKGKIAFLQLRDGTAFFQGVAFKPNFVEKFGEEVGLEKFDVIKRLSQETSVYVTGIVKEDERSKFGYELDITDIEVIGESQDYPITPKEHGTDFLMDNRHLWLRSRKQVAVMQIRNAIIYATYEFFDKNGFMKFDSPILSGNAAEDSTELFETDYFGTPAYLSQSGQLYLEAGAMALGRVFDFGPVFRAEKSKTRRHLTEFWMMDAEYSYLTHDESLDLQEAYVKALLQGVLDRAPQALETLERDTELLKRYIAEPFKRITYDQAIDLLQEHENDEDADYEHLEHGDDFGSPHETWISNHFGVPTFVMNYPAAIKAFYMKPVPGNPERVLCADLLAPEGYGEIIGGSMREEDYDALVAKMDELGMDRTEYEFYLDLRKYGTVPHGGFGIGIERMVTFAAGTKHIREAIPFPRMLHRIKP, encoded by the coding sequence ATGACAAAACGTGTAACGATTATTGATGTAAAAGACTATGTTGGTCAAGAAGTGACGATTGGCGCTTGGGTTGCCAACAAATCAGGAAAAGGGAAAATCGCCTTCTTGCAATTGCGTGATGGAACAGCCTTCTTTCAAGGTGTAGCCTTTAAACCAAACTTTGTTGAAAAATTTGGTGAAGAAGTAGGACTGGAGAAGTTTGATGTTATCAAACGCTTGAGCCAAGAAACGTCTGTTTATGTGACAGGGATTGTCAAAGAAGACGAACGTTCTAAGTTTGGTTATGAGTTGGACATTACAGACATCGAAGTGATCGGTGAATCTCAAGACTACCCAATCACTCCAAAAGAACACGGAACAGACTTTTTGATGGATAACCGTCACTTGTGGCTTCGTTCTCGTAAGCAAGTGGCCGTGATGCAAATCCGTAATGCTATTATCTATGCGACTTATGAGTTCTTCGATAAGAATGGCTTTATGAAGTTTGATAGCCCAATTCTTTCAGGAAATGCAGCGGAAGACTCAACTGAACTCTTTGAAACTGACTACTTCGGAACGCCAGCCTACTTGAGCCAATCAGGTCAGCTTTATCTAGAAGCAGGGGCTATGGCTCTTGGCCGTGTCTTTGACTTTGGTCCAGTATTCCGTGCTGAAAAATCAAAAACGCGCCGTCACTTGACTGAGTTCTGGATGATGGATGCTGAGTACTCATACTTGACACACGATGAGTCACTTGACTTGCAAGAAGCTTATGTAAAAGCTCTTCTACAAGGTGTTCTTGATCGTGCGCCTCAAGCCTTGGAAACCTTGGAACGTGATACAGAACTATTGAAACGATACATTGCAGAGCCATTCAAACGCATCACTTACGATCAAGCCATTGACCTCTTGCAAGAGCATGAAAATGATGAAGATGCCGACTATGAGCATCTTGAGCATGGTGATGACTTTGGCTCACCACACGAAACTTGGATTTCAAACCACTTTGGTGTGCCGACATTTGTCATGAACTACCCAGCAGCAATCAAGGCCTTCTACATGAAACCAGTTCCTGGAAATCCAGAGCGCGTGCTTTGTGCAGACTTGCTTGCCCCAGAAGGCTATGGAGAAATCATCGGTGGATCTATGCGTGAGGAAGATTATGATGCCCTTGTCGCTAAGATGGATGAACTTGGTATGGATCGTACAGAATATGAATTCTACCTTGACCTTCGTAAATACGGTACAGTTCCACACGGAGGATTTGGTATCGGTATCGAGCGTATGGTAACCTTCGCAGCAGGAACAAAACACATCCGTGAAGCTATTCCATTCCCACGTATGTTGCATCGTATTAAACCTTAA
- a CDS encoding DUF5590 domain-containing protein, whose protein sequence is MKTRQNKAKNNLLWQYGLGMTILFVVISASFLYLVSLSMKPYQTAKSEGEKLAQQYAGLEQADQVDLYNGLESYYSVLGRNKQQEALAVLIGKDDHKIYVYQLNQGISQEKAEAVSKEKGAGEIDKITFGRYQDKPIWEVKSGSDFYLVDFETGALVNKEGL, encoded by the coding sequence GTGAAAACAAGACAAAATAAAGCAAAAAATAATCTACTGTGGCAGTATGGTCTAGGGATGACGATTTTGTTTGTGGTTATCAGTGCTTCCTTTCTGTATCTGGTTTCTCTTAGCATGAAACCTTATCAAACAGCTAAAAGTGAAGGAGAAAAATTAGCTCAGCAGTATGCAGGATTAGAGCAGGCTGATCAGGTTGATTTATACAATGGCTTGGAATCTTATTACAGCGTTCTTGGTCGTAATAAACAGCAAGAAGCACTTGCTGTCCTGATCGGAAAAGATGACCATAAGATTTACGTTTATCAGCTAAATCAGGGTATTTCACAAGAAAAAGCAGAAGCGGTTTCTAAGGAAAAAGGAGCTGGCGAGATTGACAAGATTACCTTTGGCCGTTATCAAGACAAGCCAATCTGGGAAGTTAAGTCAGGATCTGATTTTTATCTAGTAGATTTTGAAACAGGAGCATTGGTCAATAAGGAGGGCTTATGA
- a CDS encoding Rib/alpha-like domain-containing protein, with translation MYSRMEKNHGQKVQRFSIRKYSFGAASVAVAAYMMFGGAATVQADAQVTPKTASDSQTVPDASNQADSTMPLASTETATPTAEQPSTPAPAATQPTAPTETPKAEEALAPASKADTSKLEAAIARLEAALEKAASTEKTASAIESAKAELASAKAVAANEAATKEEVAKATSAVNGNAFVLESMPKAKAEKKEEKENKNQDSRNGQAIPGQGESGFRDGAATANPIIPATEGPTNNNKLGSGNNPADGVFESAKNQFGDIDFANATEKSKEVKKQWSRSTASQGGNTEILGSLTYNWKEKEITAAEANNNNALNGWKIESGEKVTAVKPEAPTNVSANRPAGFDPKPSKVYDLDGKVTQRDNENPAPGNPLGVNAANQNYANGVNYSGMVGTHNLPKGYYLELEKQGTKISKEYAVNGNSRVMLSAITGGAYGNAGTAGTGEKVKITVKDDKGNVIASIRDDRTIGEKFEESHVSEPAGDGGNGDGWAEYRAIYEIPKDVTKIKVEIEALNDGTAINNSYLKGINSKVTDGYFVGAVNLAVGTGVEMTTNVKSNEKEDKFGEDNLYKSKQKGEFEFTVNSVGGTRLYGSAETEIEVPKGVELPNNITNPTEWVWFGDTPVAPNNIQWDPATRKLKLKYNTSKSNNGDAPYIGVGSNGGKNDGVRKFRLPFTTADNYKGTATFKVKTSLPNGLRDAEDNNLLNTGDVSNANGKYHPVVNGVRNTDQPDYYYNKTIYIDTVKPQTPTVEAVHTDSVTGEKTDKKQPTELLISVPAEKDPNLTDEAREKQDIAANDKNNGTARNADTEVDNIKKAIGGLTSMKVTLPNSKTPITLTKKEDGWYNGETKVEVRDGKLVVQVPAGTDLTEASDTTNPDKRIKVTVLDKAGNESDPAYGDVINNAPTVETKKKDIYVYKTPADKKLTADEVLKKSEATATDLEDDRDGVDSTKPTIAVSNDGGLDSTKPGDYTVRVQATDSEGKKSNIDTTTVHVLDLITVDPTVTADPTNPSTTAPVSPKTADTPVKPGDENYGKYPAGVTRDDLVKEVTRTVKFINVNDKDNPNAQPIDPETAPDRVQKVTYKRTATVNPETGEVKYSDWTVYEGAEISDASVEDGKGKFNEVTSPVIENYLQVEPADKTIEEKEAPIPSETGEVTNEVVKVLYKEIGSFTPEYPAGKKPQDAPDTIKYPNNPNDPTKPGDFSKVVIPYVDGYVPKYNGVELTPVDPADPSKGYKVPDNFDPTDKFGKTPIQYAPGIQKATVNFVSVDAAGKETPLDEKFNITDLSGKAGTQIPEDKIQARLDVLKSMGYTVKENPFDQDPTFDSDSDKDQSFTIKLTPKVSTPTPVYVVEGDKPTAEKLKNAVTTEGNDKTVDETKIPETKGKVGDDTLTAPVTVTYGSGDNKREETVNVPVKVVQGYPQIVPVDPKTAPKAEDSIDPSDYPEGAKFTYEKEPDTSSTGDKEVKVIVTDKDGNELVKVPATVRVVGAYRQYVPVDTKPETVLAKDNIDPEEFPEGTTFEYKDKDNKPVDTKTTGDKDVVVVAKLNGEPIAEIPAKVTVVGPKTQYVVANPENTQPKPADSLVDKEKYSFPDNATFEYKEKVDTKTPGEKDVTVVVKDKDGDTIVEVPAKVKVVQGNPQIIPVDQGQPLAENSINKGDYPEGATFEYEKVDGKDPVNISEAGDYPVNVIVKDKDGNKLVTVPTTVRVVDAYRQYVPVDTDPKKVIPAENIVPTDFPDGTTFEYKTPVDTTTPGDKDVVVVAKLNGEPIAEIPAKVTVVGPKTQYVAANPENTQPDVNKSVDPSVFPKEAKAKVGYKEDVDTKTPGIKDVTVVVKDEDGDSIVEVPAKVIVVQGKEQEVTVNPDKAPEAKDNINPKDFPEGATFTFKEQPDTKTPGKKNVIVVVKDKDGNLLVEVPAVVNVVERKEEPQTPKETVTATPIVVEVGTPITKEDVKGHVKLPKDAEIIEVGEIPTTETPGVKPSVKVKVKLPTGEIVVVDVPVTVIPKRIPETNPYNGDGYNGGGNGGNNYRPTPTPQNVPSRPTAPDQPVTPTEPGQPATPNQTQPVAPAQADATVATDTTAKPATPKYVEGQKELPNTGTEANASLAAFGLLGALGGFGLLARKKKED, from the coding sequence ATGTATTCAAGAATGGAAAAAAATCACGGACAAAAAGTGCAGCGCTTTTCAATCCGTAAGTATAGTTTTGGTGCAGCATCAGTAGCTGTAGCAGCTTACATGATGTTCGGTGGAGCAGCAACTGTTCAGGCGGATGCTCAAGTTACACCAAAGACGGCATCTGATTCACAAACAGTCCCAGATGCAAGTAATCAAGCAGATTCAACCATGCCTCTAGCTTCGACTGAAACTGCTACACCAACAGCTGAGCAACCATCAACACCAGCGCCTGCAGCAACGCAACCAACAGCACCGACTGAAACACCAAAAGCCGAAGAAGCTCTAGCACCAGCTTCAAAGGCTGACACAAGCAAGTTGGAAGCAGCTATTGCTCGTTTAGAAGCAGCTTTAGAAAAAGCAGCATCAACTGAAAAAACAGCTTCAGCAATTGAGTCTGCAAAAGCAGAATTAGCAAGCGCAAAAGCTGTAGCCGCAAATGAAGCTGCAACAAAAGAAGAGGTGGCAAAAGCTACATCAGCAGTAAACGGTAATGCATTCGTATTAGAAAGTATGCCGAAAGCAAAAGCAGAGAAGAAAGAAGAAAAAGAAAATAAAAACCAAGATTCACGTAACGGCCAAGCGATTCCTGGACAAGGTGAAAGTGGATTTAGAGATGGAGCTGCAACAGCTAATCCAATTATTCCTGCTACTGAAGGACCAACAAACAACAATAAATTAGGTTCAGGAAACAACCCAGCTGATGGTGTATTTGAAAGTGCAAAAAATCAATTTGGTGATATTGATTTTGCTAATGCTACAGAAAAAAGTAAAGAAGTTAAAAAACAATGGTCAAGATCCACTGCATCTCAAGGTGGGAATACTGAAATTTTAGGTAGTTTAACTTATAACTGGAAAGAAAAAGAAATTACTGCAGCAGAAGCTAACAATAATAATGCCTTGAATGGTTGGAAAATTGAAAGTGGAGAAAAAGTAACTGCAGTTAAACCTGAAGCACCAACTAATGTTTCTGCTAATCGTCCAGCAGGTTTCGATCCTAAACCATCGAAAGTATATGATTTAGATGGAAAAGTTACTCAAAGAGACAATGAGAATCCAGCTCCAGGAAACCCACTTGGTGTTAATGCTGCTAACCAAAATTATGCAAATGGTGTGAACTACTCAGGTATGGTAGGAACACATAATTTACCAAAAGGATATTATCTAGAATTAGAAAAACAAGGTACAAAAATTTCGAAAGAGTACGCAGTAAATGGAAATTCTAGAGTGATGCTAAGTGCTATCACAGGTGGTGCTTATGGTAATGCCGGAACTGCCGGTACAGGTGAAAAAGTAAAAATTACTGTTAAAGACGACAAAGGAAATGTAATTGCTAGCATTAGAGATGACCGTACGATTGGTGAAAAATTCGAAGAGTCACATGTTTCTGAACCTGCTGGAGATGGAGGAAATGGTGACGGCTGGGCTGAATATCGCGCTATCTATGAAATTCCAAAAGATGTCACAAAAATTAAAGTTGAAATTGAAGCTTTAAACGATGGTACAGCGATTAACAATTCATATTTAAAAGGAATAAATAGTAAGGTTACAGATGGTTACTTCGTTGGTGCTGTTAACTTGGCAGTTGGTACTGGTGTAGAAATGACTACCAATGTTAAAAGTAACGAGAAGGAAGACAAGTTCGGAGAAGATAACCTGTATAAATCAAAACAAAAAGGTGAATTCGAATTTACAGTAAACAGTGTTGGTGGAACTCGTCTATACGGATCTGCAGAAACAGAAATCGAAGTTCCTAAAGGGGTAGAGCTCCCAAATAATATTACAAATCCAACAGAATGGGTTTGGTTTGGTGATACTCCGGTTGCTCCTAATAATATCCAATGGGATCCAGCAACTAGAAAATTAAAATTAAAATATAATACATCAAAATCTAATAACGGCGACGCTCCATATATCGGTGTAGGTTCTAATGGTGGTAAGAATGATGGAGTGCGTAAATTCAGATTGCCATTTACAACCGCTGATAACTATAAAGGTACAGCTACATTTAAAGTGAAAACATCATTACCAAATGGTTTGCGAGATGCAGAAGATAATAATCTGTTAAATACTGGTGATGTTTCTAATGCTAATGGTAAATATCATCCAGTAGTAAATGGTGTAAGAAACACTGATCAACCAGACTACTACTACAATAAAACTATTTATATTGATACAGTTAAGCCGCAAACTCCAACAGTAGAAGCAGTTCATACAGACAGTGTTACTGGAGAAAAAACTGATAAAAAACAACCAACAGAATTATTAATTTCTGTACCTGCAGAAAAAGATCCTAACTTAACAGATGAAGCTAGAGAAAAACAAGATATTGCAGCTAACGATAAAAATAATGGAACCGCTCGTAATGCTGATACGGAAGTAGACAATATTAAAAAAGCTATTGGTGGCTTAACTTCAATGAAAGTTACTTTACCAAATAGTAAAACACCGATTACATTAACGAAAAAAGAAGACGGTTGGTATAACGGTGAAACAAAAGTAGAAGTACGTGATGGTAAATTAGTTGTACAAGTTCCTGCGGGTACTGATTTAACAGAAGCAAGTGATACAACTAACCCAGATAAACGTATTAAAGTTACAGTATTAGACAAGGCAGGAAACGAATCAGATCCAGCTTATGGAGATGTTATCAATAATGCTCCAACTGTAGAAACTAAGAAAAAAGATATCTATGTTTATAAAACTCCAGCAGATAAAAAGTTAACAGCTGATGAAGTACTTAAAAAATCAGAGGCAACAGCAACTGACTTAGAAGATGATCGTGATGGTGTTGATTCTACTAAACCAACGATTGCTGTAAGTAATGACGGTGGGTTAGATTCAACAAAACCAGGAGATTATACAGTAAGAGTTCAGGCTACCGATAGTGAAGGTAAAAAATCTAATATTGATACTACAACAGTTCACGTATTAGACTTGATTACAGTAGATCCAACAGTAACAGCTGACCCAACAAATCCAAGCACAACAGCTCCAGTATCTCCAAAAACAGCTGATACACCAGTTAAACCAGGAGATGAAAATTATGGTAAATACCCAGCTGGTGTAACACGTGATGACTTAGTTAAAGAAGTGACACGTACGGTTAAATTTATCAATGTTAATGATAAAGATAATCCAAACGCTCAACCTATCGACCCAGAAACGGCTCCAGATAGAGTTCAAAAAGTAACTTACAAACGTACAGCAACTGTAAACCCAGAAACAGGTGAAGTAAAATACTCTGATTGGACTGTTTATGAAGGAGCAGAAATATCAGATGCTTCAGTAGAAGATGGAAAAGGTAAATTTAATGAAGTTACTTCTCCAGTAATTGAAAACTACTTACAAGTAGAGCCTGCTGATAAAACTATCGAAGAAAAAGAAGCACCAATACCATCTGAAACAGGTGAAGTTACTAATGAAGTAGTGAAAGTTCTTTATAAAGAAATTGGATCATTTACACCTGAGTATCCAGCTGGTAAGAAACCACAAGATGCACCAGATACAATTAAATATCCAAACAATCCAAATGACCCAACAAAACCTGGTGATTTCAGTAAGGTAGTTATTCCTTATGTAGATGGATATGTTCCAAAATATAATGGAGTAGAATTAACACCAGTTGATCCTGCAGATCCATCTAAAGGATACAAAGTTCCAGATAACTTTGACCCAACTGATAAATTCGGTAAGACTCCAATTCAATATGCACCTGGAATTCAAAAAGCTACAGTTAACTTTGTTTCTGTAGATGCAGCTGGTAAAGAAACACCATTAGATGAGAAGTTTAATATTACTGATCTTTCAGGTAAAGCTGGAACACAAATTCCAGAAGATAAAATTCAAGCTCGTCTTGATGTGTTAAAATCAATGGGTTACACAGTTAAAGAAAATCCATTCGATCAAGATCCAACATTTGATTCTGATTCAGATAAAGATCAAAGCTTTACAATTAAGTTAACTCCAAAAGTTTCAACACCAACTCCTGTTTATGTTGTGGAAGGTGATAAACCAACAGCAGAAAAACTAAAAAATGCGGTTACTACAGAAGGAAATGACAAAACTGTAGATGAAACTAAGATTCCTGAAACAAAAGGAAAAGTTGGAGATGATACATTAACTGCACCAGTAACAGTAACATACGGTTCAGGTGATAATAAACGTGAAGAAACTGTTAATGTACCAGTGAAAGTTGTTCAAGGATACCCACAAATCGTACCAGTAGATCCAAAAACTGCTCCAAAAGCAGAAGATAGCATTGACCCATCTGATTATCCAGAAGGTGCGAAATTCACTTATGAAAAAGAACCTGATACATCATCAACTGGAGATAAAGAAGTTAAGGTTATCGTAACAGATAAAGATGGTAACGAATTAGTAAAAGTACCAGCAACAGTACGTGTAGTTGGAGCTTATAGACAGTATGTGCCTGTTGATACTAAACCTGAGACAGTCTTGGCTAAAGATAATATTGATCCAGAAGAGTTTCCAGAAGGAACAACATTTGAGTACAAGGATAAAGATAATAAACCAGTAGATACAAAAACAACAGGAGATAAAGATGTTGTTGTTGTAGCAAAACTTAACGGTGAACCAATTGCAGAAATTCCAGCGAAAGTTACTGTAGTAGGTCCTAAGACTCAATATGTAGTAGCAAATCCTGAAAATACTCAACCAAAACCAGCAGACAGCCTTGTAGATAAAGAGAAATATAGCTTCCCTGATAATGCTACTTTCGAATACAAAGAGAAAGTAGATACAAAAACACCAGGTGAAAAAGATGTAACTGTAGTTGTTAAAGATAAAGATGGAGATACAATCGTAGAAGTACCTGCGAAAGTTAAAGTGGTACAAGGAAATCCACAAATTATTCCTGTTGATCAAGGTCAACCACTTGCAGAAAATAGCATTAACAAAGGTGATTATCCAGAGGGAGCAACTTTCGAATACGAAAAAGTTGACGGAAAAGATCCGGTAAATATTTCAGAAGCTGGAGATTACCCAGTAAACGTGATCGTTAAGGATAAAGATGGTAATAAACTTGTAACAGTACCAACAACAGTACGTGTAGTTGATGCATATAGACAATATGTACCAGTAGATACAGATCCTAAGAAAGTAATTCCTGCAGAAAATATTGTCCCAACTGACTTCCCAGACGGAACAACATTTGAGTATAAAACTCCAGTGGATACAACAACACCAGGAGATAAAGATGTTGTTGTTGTAGCAAAACTAAATGGTGAACCAATTGCAGAAATCCCAGCGAAAGTTACTGTAGTAGGACCTAAGACTCAATACGTAGCAGCAAATCCTGAGAATACTCAACCAGATGTGAATAAATCTGTAGATCCATCTGTTTTCCCTAAAGAAGCAAAAGCAAAAGTTGGGTACAAAGAAGATGTTGACACTAAAACACCAGGAATTAAAGATGTAACAGTAGTTGTTAAAGATGAAGATGGAGATTCAATCGTAGAAGTACCTGCGAAAGTTATTGTAGTTCAAGGTAAAGAGCAAGAAGTTACAGTGAATCCAGATAAAGCTCCAGAAGCAAAAGATAATATTAATCCTAAAGACTTCCCAGAAGGGGCAACATTTACATTCAAAGAACAACCTGATACAAAAACACCAGGTAAGAAGAATGTAATTGTAGTTGTTAAGGATAAAGATGGTAATCTATTAGTTGAAGTTCCAGCAGTTGTAAATGTGGTAGAACGTAAAGAAGAGCCACAAACACCAAAAGAAACTGTTACAGCAACACCAATCGTGGTTGAAGTAGGAACGCCAATCACTAAAGAAGATGTGAAAGGTCATGTTAAATTACCAAAAGATGCTGAAATTATCGAAGTTGGGGAAATCCCTACAACTGAAACACCAGGAGTGAAACCAAGTGTTAAAGTGAAGGTGAAACTACCAACAGGAGAAATTGTAGTAGTAGACGTCCCAGTAACGGTAATTCCTAAACGCATTCCAGAAACTAATCCATATAATGGAGATGGATATAACGGTGGTGGAAATGGTGGTAACAACTACAGACCAACTCCTACTCCACAAAATGTTCCGTCAAGACCAACTGCTCCTGATCAACCTGTAACTCCTACGGAACCAGGACAGCCAGCAACACCAAATCAAACTCAACCAGTGGCACCAGCTCAAGCAGATGCAACAGTAGCAACTGATACAACTGCTAAACCAGCAACACCTAAATATGTTGAAGGTCAAAAAGAATTACCTAACACAGGTACAGAAGCTAATGCTAGCCTCGCAGCGTTTGGACTTCTTGGAGCCCTAGGTGGATTTGGACTTCTTGCTCGCAAGAAAAAAGAAGACTAA
- a CDS encoding VOC family protein, which produces MIDHFEIKVKDLQISEGFYRKFLAPLGYKLAFKTSSLISFLAPNSPHPGGDFWLAQGTRDPIHFAFLAENKEEVQACYEAGLEAGGLDNGAPSYRSEHPIYYAAFMIDPDGNNIEVVCHKE; this is translated from the coding sequence ATGATTGATCATTTTGAAATTAAGGTAAAGGATTTACAAATTTCAGAAGGATTTTATAGGAAATTTCTCGCTCCTTTGGGCTATAAATTGGCTTTTAAGACTAGTTCTCTAATCAGTTTTCTTGCCCCGAACAGCCCTCATCCTGGTGGTGATTTTTGGCTGGCTCAGGGGACACGAGATCCTATTCACTTTGCTTTCTTAGCAGAAAATAAGGAAGAGGTTCAGGCTTGTTATGAGGCTGGTTTAGAGGCAGGTGGGCTAGACAATGGGGCTCCTAGTTATCGCAGTGAGCATCCGATTTACTATGCTGCTTTTATGATTGACCCAGATGGGAACAATATAGAAGTGGTTTGCCATAAAGAATAA